AGGCCCTCTCCATCATGGAGGCCGCCATTCCCGACGAGTTCGGCGAGCCGTTCCGCGAAGCGCTCACCAAACTGCAGGCCGAAGCGCCGCCGATGCCGGCGAAGACCGTGCACAAAGTCCTCGACCAACAGCTCGGGACCCGCTGGCGCGAACGCTTCCAAGAGTTCAACGACCAACCCGCCGCGTCCGCCAGCATCGGCCAGGTCCACAAAGGCGTGTGGAAAGACGGCCGCACCGTCGCCGTCAAAGTCCAGTACCCGGGTGCCGATCACGCCCTCAAAGCCGACCTCAAGACACTCAGTCGCATGTCCGGCCTCATTCAGAAACTCTCACCCGGCACCGACGTCAAAGGCATGTTCGACGAGCTGATCGATCGGACCGAAGACGAGCTCGACTACATCGGCGAAGCCGACAACCAGCGAGCATTCGCGAAGGCGTTCGACGGCGACCCCGACTTCGTGATCCCCAAGGTGATCGCCAGCGCGCCCAAGGTGATCGTCTCCGAATGGGTGGAAGGCCGACGCCTCTCACAAATAATCACCGACGGCACCCAAGAAGAACGCAACGCCGCCGCGACCAAGATGACCACGTTCGAAGTCAGTTCCCCGTCCCGCGTCGGTCTGCTCCACGGCGACCCGCACCCGGGCAACTTCTTCGTTCTCGACGACGGCCGTTTCGGCGTCCTCGACTTCGGCGCAATCGGCCACTACCCCGACGGACTGCCGGCCAAAACCGGCCCGATCCTCGCCCTGGCACGGGACAAGAAGTACGACGAACTCCGCGACCTCATGGTCGAAGCGGACTTCATCCGCGCGTCACACGCCGACCGAGTCACACCGGACGACCTCGCCAAGTATCTCCAGCCCTACGTCGACCCGCTGTACAACGACACATTCCACTTCACTCGCAAGTGGTTGCAGCGGGCCGCGGGCAAGGCGACAGACCTGTCCGGCGACGTCTACAAGACGTCCCGCAACCTCAACGTCCCCCGCGAATACGTGATGGTGTTCCGAGTCCTCATCGGCTGTGTCGGCATCGCCGCACAGCTCAACGCCGAAGCGCCGTATCGGGAGATCATGGCGGAGTGGGTTCCCGGTATCGCCTGACCTTCTCTGGCGTTCCGCTGAACGCATAGTGCGGTGGGGCGGGTGGTATCGGTTTGTTCAGCAGTCCTCGCGGGCTCGCCTATCGGCTCGCGCGCTGCGGAGGGCTCTCAAACCGATACCACCCGCCCCACCGCGCTTCGCAGCTCGTCTCCGTTGCGATCAGTCGCCATTCGGTCATGCGCGAGAAAGAACGTGCGCTCGGCCGAACGACGAAGACTGGGGTGGGCATCGCGGGCCAACTCAGGCGACCGCGTTCTTGCGCGGACGGCCACGGGGACGTTTGCGTGCGATCACGACTCCCCCGTCGAAGATCTCGCCTCCCCAGACGCCCCACGGCTCGGCGCGCTCGAGAGCGAGTTCGAGGCACTGAGCCCGGAGCGGGCAGGACGTGCAGAGAGCCTTCGCCTCTTCGAGGAGGTTCGGCTGGTCAGCGAACCAGAGATCGGCGTCGCCGCTCTGGCAGGGGAGCTCAACAGCTCTTCGCCTGGTGGTGTCGATGGTGGGCGGAAGGGTGGAGATACTCATGAAGTCGGGCTTTCTCATCGGAAGATGAACGGGTGTTTCGAATGAACCCCGGCCGACTCGACCTCAATTGTCGAGAAAGGCCACGGTTCGCGTTTCGCGATTCGCCGTGGCCTCGAGAATTCCGAGCTAGTAGTCGAACTAGCCTTGTCGGAACGGCTGTCGACAGCCTGGACGGGTCACGGGGAATCGCCGGCGCGCTCGCGCCACTGCTCCTGCTGGCGCTGCTGCTTCTGCCAAACGCCAATGCACTGCAATCACGTTGATCGACTCCCTTCCGTTCCAGGTCTCCACCACACGCCGAGATGGGCGTGTCACTTACTCGCACTACTCTAGGTGCGCGTACCGATACGCACAACTTATTTTCTACCTGCGGTTATGCACCGCCGAGCCCTCTGTCGACAGCGTCGAGAACCTCCTGCCCGATGACGTCGACCCGCTCGGAGCCAAAACCGCGGATGGCGAGGAGTTCGGACATGTCAACGGGCAGCTCGGTCGCGATGGTCCGGAGCATCGCCTCGCTGAGGACGTTGGCAGGCATGATGTCGTTGCGATCGGCGAAGTCTTTCCGCCAAGCACGGAGACTGCGGAACACGTCCTTGTCGGGCTCCTGCCGCGGCTCATCGCGCATGTCGACAGGCACGGGCAGGACTCCGTCGAGGAAGCGTGAACGCTTGCGGGTGGCACGCCGACCGTCGCCCCGCGACAGGCTCCACGACAAATGCAGATGCTCGCGGGCTCGGGTCACACCGACGTAGAAGAGCCTGCGCTCCTCCTCCACCTCGTCCTGCGTACCGGTAGCGCGGCCCAGCGGAACCGACCCCTCGTGGAGCCCGGTGAGGAACACCGCGTCCCATTCGAGGCCCTTGGCCGCGTGCATCGACGACAGGGTGACGCCGTCGATTGTCGGTGCGTGCCGGTTCTTCGATCTCGTGTCGAGTTCCCGGACGACAGAGGCGAAGTCGGCGCCCGGCTTTTCCGCGACGACGGTCTCCGCGAGTTCAACGAGTCGCAGCAATTGCTGCCAGCGGGCCTTCGCGTTGGCGCCCGCGGGCTCGGCGTCGGTGAGCCCGACCGCGGCGAGCGCACGCCGCACCGCGTCGATCACCGGCATCGGCGGCGGCGCGCCCTCGGCGAGAGCCACGAGCCGGCGCATGCCCGCGGCGATCTCCGGTCGCGAGAAGAAGCCCTGGTCGCCGCGGACCTGGTAGTCGATGCCCGCCGCAGACAGTTCTTCCTCATATTGCTCCGACTGCGCGTTCACGCGGTACAGGATGGCGATCTCGGTGGCAGGCACTCCGGCCCGCAGCAGCTTCTTCACCTCACCGACGACGGTCCCGACCTCGGTCGCCTCGTCCTCGTTCTCGGAGAACACCGGTGCCGGTCCCGAATCGCGTTGCCCCACGAGTCGGAGCCTTGTCCCGGCGATACGACCGCTGGCCTTGCCGATCACGTTGTTGGCGAGTTCGACGACCTCGGGCGTCGACCGGTAGTCCCGCTGCAGGCGAACGAGAGTGGCGTCGGGGAACCGCCGGGTGAAGTTCAACAGGTGATCGGGGGTGGCGCCGGTGAAACTGTAGATGGTCTGATTCGCGTCACCGACGACTGTCAGGTCGTCCCGGTCGCCGAGCCACGCGTCGAGCAGGTTCTGTTGGATCGGGGTGACGTCTTGGTATTCGTCGACGACAAAACTCCGGTACCGAGAGCGGAACTCGTCGGCGATCGCCGGCTCGGACTGCAGAATCGCGGTGGTGAAGATGATCAGATCCTCGAAGTCGAGGAGGCGGACGCCGTCGTACGATGCCTTCGTGTCCTCGTATGCCGCGAATATCTGCGCAACGGTCCGCGCGTCGGTCGGGAGGTCGCGGTGGCCGGTCTTGGCGGCCTCGACGTAGGCCGCAGGACCGATGTCCGACGATTTGGCCCACTCGATCTCCGACGCCAGATCTCGCATCAGGTCGCGGTCTGCGGAGTCGAGTCCAGCATCGCGGGCGACGCGAGCCACCAGCCGGAACTTGTGGTCGAGCAGTTCCCACTGCGTCGATCCCATGACGTTGGGCCAGAAGTACCTCAGTTGTCGCAGAGCCGCCGCGTGGAATGTCTGGGCGACGACGGTGCCCCCCGGCCCCGAGACTCCTAGTCCGGCGAGTCGTTCACGCATCTCGGCCGCGGCTCGTGCGGTGAAGGTCACGGCGAGCACCTGGCTCGGATTGACCTGTCCGGATTCGATGAGGTGCGCGATTCGACGCGTGATGGTCCGAGTCTTGCCTGTGCCCGCACCTGCGAGCACACACACCGGCCCACGCGGGGCCGTCACCGCCTCCAACTGCTCGGGGTCGAGGCCCGCGAGCGCACCCGTCTCAAACGTCGTCATCACCACGCAGACACGATCTCACGAGGGTCTGACAGATTGGACGACCCGCCGATCATCGAGCAGGAAGGCGCGTCAGAGCAGTCCGAGCTTGGACATGACCTCGCCGACAGCGGGATTGGTGGCGGTGGAGCCGTCACCGTAGAGAGCCGTCGGGACGACGTGGTTGCCGTTGTTGACGCTCCCGACGAATTCGGCGGCGTCGGGATTCGCCTCGATGTCGATCTCGGTGTACTCGACGTTGTTCCGGTCCAGGCCCGCCTTCAGCCTGTTGCAGAACGGGCACCAGGTGGTCGTGTACAGCGTGAGAGCGGGGTTCGCGACGTCGGTCATGGTGACGAATCTACCGTGGCGCGTGAGCCCAGGCCTCGATGAGGCTCCGCGCTATCGAGATCGACGCGGGCAGCATGAGCCGGACGCCGGGATCGTCCACGCCCCAGTCGGCGCGACGTTCGAGCGCGGCGAGCACGTCGTCGCGATGGAACCACTGTGCGTCGGCGAGCTCGCCGTCGTGGAACACCAGCGGTTCGGACGGATCGGCGACTGCTTCGAAGCCCAGCATCAACGAGCGCGGGAAGGGCCACGGTTGCGACCCCAGATACCGAGGAGCAGTGACGGTGATGCCCGCTTCTTCGGCGACTTCGCGTTGCACACACTGCTCGAGCGATTCACCCGGTTCGACGAACCCGGCAAGCGTTGAGAACCACTTGTCCGGCCACACCGCCTGGCGGCCGAGCAGCACCCTGTCGGCACCGTCGTGGATCACCATGATGACGGCGGGATCGGTGCGCGGGAACTCGTCGCCCGCATCGGTCCGCAGGATCCAGCCGCCGTTCGCGGTGGTCACCGGCTTCCCGTCCACTGGGGAGAAGCGGGCCGCGCGATGCCAGTTGAGCATGCCGACCGCAGTCGCGAGCATGCCGGCCTCGTCGTGCGACAGCAGGTGAGCACCGGTCCGAGCATCAGCGGAGTCGCCCGTCACCTCCTCGACGCGGATCGCCCACCGATGACTGCCGACGACACCGACGAACACGGCGTCCGGCGGCGGCTCGGCTCCGGTGGCCGACGTCCACGCGAGGGCGCTGTCGCCCGTCACGGGATAGCGACCCTTGTGGTCGATGTGTAGGACCTGCGCGTTCGCCCATCCGGAAACGAGCGCCTCGGGATTCTTGCGGATCTCGTCGCCTCGATCGAACTCACCGCGGGAGAGCATCGGCGGTTCGATGAACTCGAACGAGGCCATCAGGCCGGTCCACCCTGGCGGACGTACAGCAGGCGGTCGCCCGCTTCGATCTCCTCCACCTCGGGCTCACCGACCCGGTACAGCTTGCCTTCCCGCACCACGCCGAGCACCAGGTCCTTCGTGTGCGCAGGCGAGCCTCCGGTCTCCGACGGCTCCACTTCACGCTCGGCGATCGCGTATCCCTCCTCCGGGCTGAGGAGGTCTTCGACCACTTCCACGACCGACGGGGTGATCGTCGCGATGCCCAGGAGCCGGCCCGCGGTCTCCGACGACACGACGACGGAATTCGCGCCGGACTGCCGCATCAGGTGTGTGTTCTCCGCTTCGCGAATGGACGCGACGATCTTGGCGCGAGGATTGATCTCACGCGCGGTGAGCGTCGCGAGGACGGCGGTGTCGTCACGGTTGGCGGCGATGACGATCGCCGACGCGTACTGGACTCCGGCGAGGCGTAGGACGTCGGACTTCGTGGCGTCACCGCGGACGGTGACCAGACCGTGCGCGCCGGCGGCTTCGAGGGCGGCGGGATCGTTGTCGACGACCACGATGTCGGCGGGCTTGCCGCCGTCGGCGATGACCGCGTCGACGGCCGTACGGCCCTTGGTGCCGTAGCCGACGACGATGGTGTGGTTACGCACGCGGTTTCTCCAGTTCTGGATCTTGATGGCCTGCCGCGACCGCTCGGTCAGCACCTCGAGGGTGGTACCGATCAGGACGATCAGGAAGAGCACGCGCAGCGGCGTGATGAAGACGACGTTGATCAGTCGTGCCGACTCGGTGACCGGCGTGACGTCGCCGTATCCCGTGGTCGACAGGGTGACGGCCGAATAGTAGAGGGCGTCGAGATAACTGAGCGGCGACTCCTTGACGTCGCGGTAGCCGTCTCGGTCCAGGTAGACGACGATCGAGCAGACGAACAGCGCGATCAGCGCCCAGAGGACTCGCCGCCCGATCGCACGCGCCGGGCTCTTCTCGATCTCGGGGATCCGGACGACGCCGACGAGCGCGTAGTCGGGCTCGTCCACGAGGCCGCCTTTCCGGCGGCGCAGTCGTTTACGCACAGGCGTCAGGCTACTACTGACTGGTCCCCGGCGTGCGCAGCATGTCCGCGAGTCCCTCGGCGTCCGGGAGGTCGTCCGGTTCGAGAGTCACATCGTGACGCACGTAGTGGAACGCCGCGCGTACGCGGTCGATCTCCACATCCATGAGCTGCGCCCACGCGACTCGATAGGCGGCGAGCTGAACGAACAGCGATCCACGTTTGGCGGGTTCGGGGACCGACCCGGTCTTCCAGTCGACCACCAGCCAGTCGTCACCCTCGCGGAACACCGCGTCCATCCGCCCGCGGACGACAGTCTCACCGATGACGGTCTCGAAGCCCACCTCGACCTCGACTGGGGTGCGGTCGGCCCACGAGGACGCGAGGAAGGCGGCGCGCAGGACGGCGAGTTCGTCGTCGGTCACATCGCCGGTCGCCGCGTCCGAGGCGCCGGGCAGTTCGTCCATGTCGAGCAGACGGGTGGCACCGAAGCGCCGTTCCACCCACGCGTGGAATGCGGTGCCGCGGCGTGCGAGCGGATTGGGCCGGAACGGCACGGGACGCCGGAGCCTGGCGGCGAACGCCTGTTCATCGGTGTCGAGTTCCACGAGTTGGCTCACCGACAGGTGACCCGGCAGTTCGATGTCGACGACCGGGTCGCGATCCCGTGAGTGCTCGTCGAGAAGGACGTCCACCTCGGCGCGCCACGCGAGGACGTCGGGGTCATCTGTGTCGGTGTCGTCGACGGTGAACAATCCCTGTGCTGCGCGGGCCGCGGCGACCAGGTCGGCCGCCGCGGCCATCGGCGCACGCCGTTCCCCGAGGCGGTCGACCGGCCAGCTCACCGAGACCTGCTGCGCGGTCAGCGGATTCTTGACGTCGGGGTCGGGTGCGGGTGCGTCGACGTCGATGCTGAACGCGGCAGCGTCCACTCCCTCGACCTCGCCCGCTGCGGCTCTGGCGACGAGTTCTGCGAGTTCAACGAAGAACGGCGATCCGCCGCGCGGTTTGTCTCCGGTCTCCGACCAGTGATGCGCCGACACAAGCAACGTGTGTTTCGCCCTGGTCAACGCGACATAAAGCAGTCGACGGTCCTCGTCGAGCCTGCGGTCGGCGACGGCTTCCTTGTGTTCGTCGATGGCCGCTTCGAGTTCTTTCCGGTCGGCCAGACCTGCGAGGTCGATCGGCGGGTAGCCCTCCCCTCCGATCCGGTCGGCGAGGTCGCCCCGCAACTGGGCGGGGAGCTCACGGGCCGAACCGAGCCAGGTGGTCTCGGCTTTTCCGCTCGGCCAGATCCGATCGGCGACGTGCGGCATCGCCACGACGTCCCACTCCAGCCCTTTCGCCGCGTGCACCGTGAGGATCTGAACGCGTTCCTCGGCCACCTCGACCCGGCCGGCTTCCAGACCCTTCTCGACGACCTCCGCCGTGTCGAGGAACGCGAGCAGCCCGGGAAGAGTCGCGCCGGAACGCTCGGAGTAGTGCGTGACGTAGTCGGCGAACGCGTCGAGATGTTCGCGACCCGTCACACGTCCACGCATACGTCGCGCCCGGATCTGGGCTTCGACGGCCACCCCGGTTGTCTGTTCGACGTCGGCGACGAGTTCGGGCAACGGTTGTCCTATGCGGCGGCGGAGGCCTTCGAGCATCTTGCCGAATGTGGCGATCCGCTCGTAGCCCGCCGCGCTGTAACGCCCTTCGGGCCCGGGATCGGCGAGCGCGTCACACAGGCCCGCCGAATCGACGTTCTCACCCGGAAGCGCCGCATCGAGGGCGTCCCCCAGCGCGTCCGCGGACGTCACGGCGCCTGTCGTCGGTGCTCCCGTGCCTGCGGCGAGTTCCCTGGCGCGTCGCCACAGTGCGGCGAGGTCCGCCGCTCCGAGCTGCCAGCGGGCACCGGTCAGCAGCCGCATGGCCGCGGTGCCCGCCATCGGATCGGCCATCAAGCGGAGTGTCGCGACGATGTCGGTGATCTCCGGGACGTGCAGCAGCCCACCGATGCCGACCACTTCGGCCGGGATCCCACGGCGTTCGAGTTCTGCGGCCAACGGCGCCGAGTCCTCATTCCGTCGGACCAGGATCGCGGTGGTCGGCGGCGCCACCTCGTCCCGTTCCGCAGACCGGTAGTAGTCCTCGACACGATCGGCGATCCACACGCGTTCGTCGACGACGGTGTCGGTGAGTGCGAGTCGGACCGTCCCCCCGGGTGCGTCCGGACGGGCACGCAGGGTGCTCACCGGAACACCCCTGCGCCGGAGTTCGTCTGACGTTCTGTTCGCCAAGTACAGCGCGGCGTCGCAGTTGCGCCAGCTGGTCAGCAGTTCCCGACGGTGCGCTCCCGTGCCGTCGTTGCGGGGGAAATCGAGTGCGAACCGCGGCAGGTTGGCCGCCGACGCACCGCGCCACCCGTAGATCGATTGAATAGGGTCGCCGACGGCGGTCACGGCGATCGACGGTGTTCCCGTCGGCTGCACGCCGCCGAACAATTTGGACAGCAGAATCCGCTGTGAGTGGCCGGTGTCCTGGTACTCGTCGAGCAGCACGGCGCGGATGCCCGAGCGCTCCGCAGCGACGACCTCGGGATGAGTCGCCACGAGCCGAGCGGCGAGCGACATCTGACTGCCGAAGTCCAGTGCCCCCTGCGCCGTCATCGACTCGCGCAACGCGATCACCAACGGGATCAGTTCCCGCCGTTCATCGATGACCGCCTGGTAGCCGCGCAGCTTTTGACTCGGCTCGGCCCGTTGACCGGGCCCTTTGGGGAGAGTGTCGATCAGGTCGTACAGGTGTTGTCCCGACACTTGCAGATCGGTGATGTCTACGAGGTGTTCGGCGATCTCCGAGTACAGCCGCAGGACTGCCTCGGTCACCGATGACGGCACCTTCGACGTGGTCAGCTCGCCCGGCCACGACGCGACGACCGAGAAGGCCAGCTGCCACAGTTCGGTCTCACTGAGCAGCGTCGACGTCGGTTCGACTGGGAGCAGGAGTCCATAATCGGCGATCAGCCTGCCCGCGTATGCGTGATAGGTGCTGACCTCGGTGTCAGCACTGCGCAGGCGCGCGGCGAGCACACCGCTGGGATCCCACTCGAGAAGCGCCGGACTGCCGGCGAGCATCGACAGCCTGCGGCGGATGCGGGCAGCCAGCTCGCTCGCCGCTTTGCGTGTGAACGTGAGGCCGAGAATCTCATCCGGCCCGACGAGCTGGTTCGCGACGAGCCACACCACGCGTGACGCCATCGTCTCGGTCTTGCCCGCGCCCGCGCCCGCGACGACCAGCATCGGCTCCATCGGAGCCTCGATCACCTCCACCTGTTCATCGGTGGGCGGTGGCAGACCGAGCGCCGCGGCGAGCGACCGCGCCCCGATCGTCCTCGAGTCAGTCATCGATCACCGCCTTCCCACGGAGTTTCGCCGGGCAGGCCGCCGTCAGTGAGCAGTGCCCGCACCCGGGGTTCGGAGTCGCCGTGAAAACCGGGCCGACGCTTGATGTAGCGGCGTCACGGACCACGTCGAGCCATTCGGTCACCTGCTCCGGTGTCAGCGGCTCCTGCAGTCGTTCCGCTGCACCCGTCTTCTTATTCGCAGAGTTCACGTAAACCAGTCGCCCGCCGCCCGGCTGCGTCGCGGGCACACCGTCGACACCGCCCAACAGCAGCGCCAACTGGTACGCGGCGAGCTGCGGATGCTGACCCGCGTCGGCCACACTGATCACCGTCTTGCCTGTCTTCACGTCGACGATCACCGGACGTCCCGCGTCGTCGGTTTCAAGACGGTCGATGCGGCCGACGAGTCGGACCGGCATCGCGTCCGGCGAGTCCTGCGGCAAGTCGGCGCTCAACTCCACTTCCACGCCCGCCTCAGTGAGTTCACCGCGTGAGATCCGGAGCCAGTCCCGGAAATGCGTCAGCATCGCCTCGGCGCGTTCGAGCTCCCGTGCGGAGTACCACTCGGCAGGTGAACTGACACGACCCCACACGTCGTGAAGCGCCGCGGTCACCTCGGCTGGGTCCATCCGGCCCGCAACAGCCTGGACCAGGGTGTGGACGAGGGTTCCGGTGACGGCCTGTTCGGCGTCGCCGTCACGACCTCCGTGGCGCTCCATCATCCAGCGGAGTGAGCACCTGCTGAGCGCTTCCACGTTCGACGGCGACAGCGATCGCGCGCCGCGGTCCGGGGTCCACAGCGGCTCATCGGTACTCGGCCCGACAAGTCCGAACCATTCGGCCGGGTCGGCGCCCGGCACTCCGGCTTGGGCCAGTCGGGCGATCAGTGTCGCTGCCGCAGACGTCCGCTCATCGGGTCCGTCGGCGACGCCTGCGAGCACCTGCTCG
This genomic window from Gordonia sp. PDNC005 contains:
- a CDS encoding AarF/UbiB family protein, whose translation is MSEITRGQGRRNAKLAALPLGMAGRAVGGFGKRMTGKSKDEVNAELMNKTAEQLFAVLGELKGGAMKVGQALSIMEAAIPDEFGEPFREALTKLQAEAPPMPAKTVHKVLDQQLGTRWRERFQEFNDQPAASASIGQVHKGVWKDGRTVAVKVQYPGADHALKADLKTLSRMSGLIQKLSPGTDVKGMFDELIDRTEDELDYIGEADNQRAFAKAFDGDPDFVIPKVIASAPKVIVSEWVEGRRLSQIITDGTQEERNAAATKMTTFEVSSPSRVGLLHGDPHPGNFFVLDDGRFGVLDFGAIGHYPDGLPAKTGPILALARDKKYDELRDLMVEADFIRASHADRVTPDDLAKYLQPYVDPLYNDTFHFTRKWLQRAAGKATDLSGDVYKTSRNLNVPREYVMVFRVLIGCVGIAAQLNAEAPYREIMAEWVPGIA
- a CDS encoding WhiB family transcriptional regulator, which encodes MSISTLPPTIDTTRRRAVELPCQSGDADLWFADQPNLLEEAKALCTSCPLRAQCLELALERAEPWGVWGGEIFDGGVVIARKRPRGRPRKNAVA
- a CDS encoding ATP-dependent DNA helicase UvrD2; this encodes MTTFETGALAGLDPEQLEAVTAPRGPVCVLAGAGTGKTRTITRRIAHLIESGQVNPSQVLAVTFTARAAAEMRERLAGLGVSGPGGTVVAQTFHAAALRQLRYFWPNVMGSTQWELLDHKFRLVARVARDAGLDSADRDLMRDLASEIEWAKSSDIGPAAYVEAAKTGHRDLPTDARTVAQIFAAYEDTKASYDGVRLLDFEDLIIFTTAILQSEPAIADEFRSRYRSFVVDEYQDVTPIQQNLLDAWLGDRDDLTVVGDANQTIYSFTGATPDHLLNFTRRFPDATLVRLQRDYRSTPEVVELANNVIGKASGRIAGTRLRLVGQRDSGPAPVFSENEDEATEVGTVVGEVKKLLRAGVPATEIAILYRVNAQSEQYEEELSAAGIDYQVRGDQGFFSRPEIAAGMRRLVALAEGAPPPMPVIDAVRRALAAVGLTDAEPAGANAKARWQQLLRLVELAETVVAEKPGADFASVVRELDTRSKNRHAPTIDGVTLSSMHAAKGLEWDAVFLTGLHEGSVPLGRATGTQDEVEEERRLFYVGVTRAREHLHLSWSLSRGDGRRATRKRSRFLDGVLPVPVDMRDEPRQEPDKDVFRSLRAWRKDFADRNDIMPANVLSEAMLRTIATELPVDMSELLAIRGFGSERVDVIGQEVLDAVDRGLGGA
- a CDS encoding mycoredoxin, with the protein product MTDVANPALTLYTTTWCPFCNRLKAGLDRNNVEYTEIDIEANPDAAEFVGSVNNGNHVVPTALYGDGSTATNPAVGEVMSKLGLL
- the nudC gene encoding NAD(+) diphosphatase; amino-acid sequence: MASFEFIEPPMLSRGEFDRGDEIRKNPEALVSGWANAQVLHIDHKGRYPVTGDSALAWTSATGAEPPPDAVFVGVVGSHRWAIRVEEVTGDSADARTGAHLLSHDEAGMLATAVGMLNWHRAARFSPVDGKPVTTANGGWILRTDAGDEFPRTDPAVIMVIHDGADRVLLGRQAVWPDKWFSTLAGFVEPGESLEQCVQREVAEEAGITVTAPRYLGSQPWPFPRSLMLGFEAVADPSEPLVFHDGELADAQWFHRDDVLAALERRADWGVDDPGVRLMLPASISIARSLIEAWAHAPR
- a CDS encoding potassium channel family protein, whose translation is MRKRLRRRKGGLVDEPDYALVGVVRIPEIEKSPARAIGRRVLWALIALFVCSIVVYLDRDGYRDVKESPLSYLDALYYSAVTLSTTGYGDVTPVTESARLINVVFITPLRVLFLIVLIGTTLEVLTERSRQAIKIQNWRNRVRNHTIVVGYGTKGRTAVDAVIADGGKPADIVVVDNDPAALEAAGAHGLVTVRGDATKSDVLRLAGVQYASAIVIAANRDDTAVLATLTAREINPRAKIVASIREAENTHLMRQSGANSVVVSSETAGRLLGIATITPSVVEVVEDLLSPEEGYAIAEREVEPSETGGSPAHTKDLVLGVVREGKLYRVGEPEVEEIEAGDRLLYVRQGGPA
- a CDS encoding UvrD-helicase domain-containing protein, with the translated sequence MTDSRTIGARSLAAALGLPPPTDEQVEVIEAPMEPMLVVAGAGAGKTETMASRVVWLVANQLVGPDEILGLTFTRKAASELAARIRRRLSMLAGSPALLEWDPSGVLAARLRSADTEVSTYHAYAGRLIADYGLLLPVEPTSTLLSETELWQLAFSVVASWPGELTTSKVPSSVTEAVLRLYSEIAEHLVDITDLQVSGQHLYDLIDTLPKGPGQRAEPSQKLRGYQAVIDERRELIPLVIALRESMTAQGALDFGSQMSLAARLVATHPEVVAAERSGIRAVLLDEYQDTGHSQRILLSKLFGGVQPTGTPSIAVTAVGDPIQSIYGWRGASAANLPRFALDFPRNDGTGAHRRELLTSWRNCDAALYLANRTSDELRRRGVPVSTLRARPDAPGGTVRLALTDTVVDERVWIADRVEDYYRSAERDEVAPPTTAILVRRNEDSAPLAAELERRGIPAEVVGIGGLLHVPEITDIVATLRLMADPMAGTAAMRLLTGARWQLGAADLAALWRRARELAAGTGAPTTGAVTSADALGDALDAALPGENVDSAGLCDALADPGPEGRYSAAGYERIATFGKMLEGLRRRIGQPLPELVADVEQTTGVAVEAQIRARRMRGRVTGREHLDAFADYVTHYSERSGATLPGLLAFLDTAEVVEKGLEAGRVEVAEERVQILTVHAAKGLEWDVVAMPHVADRIWPSGKAETTWLGSARELPAQLRGDLADRIGGEGYPPIDLAGLADRKELEAAIDEHKEAVADRRLDEDRRLLYVALTRAKHTLLVSAHHWSETGDKPRGGSPFFVELAELVARAAAGEVEGVDAAAFSIDVDAPAPDPDVKNPLTAQQVSVSWPVDRLGERRAPMAAAADLVAAARAAQGLFTVDDTDTDDPDVLAWRAEVDVLLDEHSRDRDPVVDIELPGHLSVSQLVELDTDEQAFAARLRRPVPFRPNPLARRGTAFHAWVERRFGATRLLDMDELPGASDAATGDVTDDELAVLRAAFLASSWADRTPVEVEVGFETVIGETVVRGRMDAVFREGDDWLVVDWKTGSVPEPAKRGSLFVQLAAYRVAWAQLMDVEIDRVRAAFHYVRHDVTLEPDDLPDAEGLADMLRTPGTSQ